From the genome of Clostridiisalibacter paucivorans DSM 22131, one region includes:
- a CDS encoding CBO2463/CBO2479 domain-containing protein, whose protein sequence is MDKLKYVSTERYYEGIIVEINDCAIAIDFKGRMGKVYVPRRMVISDYDLKIGQEVGFMMTYPEVLGPDIDENYANNAKRQLKIKKNLKL, encoded by the coding sequence ATGGATAAATTAAAGTATGTTTCTACTGAAAGATATTATGAAGGGATAATTGTTGAAATAAATGATTGTGCTATAGCTATAGATTTTAAGGGGAGAATGGGAAAGGTATATGTGCCTAGAAGAATGGTCATAAGTGATTATGATTTAAAGATAGGTCAAGAAGTTGGTTTTATGATGACGTATCCCGAAGTTTTAGGACCAGATATCGATGAAAATTATGCCAACAATGCTAAAAGACAGCTTAAAATCAAGAAAAATTTGAAATTGTAA
- a CDS encoding sigma 54-interacting transcriptional regulator: MQDELQKANDTVEFLQREVNKYSFGGVIGKSKIIQQKIEMSKQVARTNASILIVGESGTGKEVFARAIHDYSGAKGYFVPVNCSAIPAELFESEFFGYEEGAFTGAKKGGKMGLFELSNDGTIFLDEIGDLPLFMQAKLLRVLQNKEIKKVGGEKNIKLNLRVISATNKNLQEMVEKGEFREDLYYRINVIEIKLPPLRDRKEDIILLFKYFLKNICKENKRQVPKIDSEVADMLIKYDWYGNARELKNTVEHIVALNRDDVITSDLIPRHIRHKVSSENGIEKIYTTDLGLNESVEKFEISLIKKALEISNGNKLKAANLLNIPRTTLHSKINRYNI, translated from the coding sequence ATGCAAGATGAGCTACAGAAAGCAAATGATACAGTAGAGTTTTTGCAAAGAGAGGTTAACAAATATTCTTTTGGAGGAGTTATAGGTAAAAGTAAGATTATTCAACAAAAAATAGAAATGTCTAAACAGGTAGCAAGAACTAACGCATCGATATTGATTGTTGGAGAAAGTGGCACCGGCAAGGAAGTTTTTGCAAGGGCTATACACGATTATAGTGGAGCAAAAGGTTATTTTGTTCCTGTTAATTGTAGCGCTATTCCTGCAGAGTTGTTTGAAAGTGAATTTTTTGGATATGAAGAAGGAGCTTTTACGGGAGCAAAAAAAGGTGGTAAGATGGGATTGTTTGAATTATCTAATGATGGTACCATTTTTTTAGATGAAATCGGAGACCTTCCACTATTTATGCAAGCGAAACTTTTAAGAGTATTACAAAATAAAGAGATTAAAAAAGTTGGTGGAGAGAAAAATATTAAATTAAATTTAAGAGTTATTTCTGCTACAAATAAAAATCTCCAAGAAATGGTAGAAAAAGGGGAGTTTAGAGAAGATTTATACTATAGGATAAATGTAATAGAGATAAAACTTCCTCCTTTGAGAGATAGAAAAGAGGATATTATATTACTTTTCAAATATTTTCTAAAAAATATATGTAAAGAGAATAAGAGGCAAGTACCTAAAATAGATAGTGAAGTTGCAGATATGTTAATTAAATATGATTGGTATGGAAATGCCAGAGAATTAAAAAATACTGTAGAGCATATAGTTGCTTTAAATAGAGACGATGTTATAACTAGTGATTTAATACCTCGCCATATTAGGCATAAAGTATCAAGTGAAAATGGTATAGAAAAAATATATACTACTGACTTGGGTTTAAATGAATCGGTTGAAAAATTTGAAATATCATTAATAAAAAAGGCATTAGAAATATCTAATGGGAATAAGTTGAAAGCAGCGAATCTATTAAATATACCTAGAACTACATTACATTCTAAAATTAATCGCTATAATATATAG
- the prdC gene encoding proline reductase-associated electron transfer protein PrdC, translating into MNISILLKQHIGGPCKAIVSEGQEVSRGELIAVPDGLGANIYSSVSGKAKKIEKDRIVINAYEEQPKEYAKIKVTNDYLEAIKEAGIVGAGGAGFPTHIKLKTEMPNGYIIANCVECEPALHHNIALLEKDPGMVVRGIEYAMKITKASKAYIAIKAKNLKAIKAINKYLSGSKNIEVKELKDIYPMGEERAIIHAIFDKWLEPTQLPLEADCVVLNAETLSNMTRAIEDRKPVIDKDVTVVGKIKGGNKPHILFQTPIGTPIASLIEKCGGIDGEYGEVIIGGPYTGKAEDLDSTVVTKTSGGAIVTIPLPRYEGPIGLLVCACGANEERLRDIASKMGSKVVGVTKCKNVVDVRGANKCKTPGECPGQAEKIIFLKKNGAKRVLISNCSDCSNTVMCCAPKMGIPVYHHTDHVFRTLDYPLTRRLPMEENK; encoded by the coding sequence TTGAATATATCAATATTATTAAAGCAGCATATAGGAGGACCATGTAAAGCAATAGTATCGGAAGGACAAGAGGTAAGCAGAGGTGAACTTATTGCAGTACCTGATGGATTAGGAGCTAATATTTATTCAAGTGTATCTGGCAAAGCTAAAAAAATTGAAAAAGACAGAATAGTGATTAATGCTTATGAAGAACAACCTAAGGAATATGCGAAGATTAAAGTTACTAATGATTATTTGGAGGCGATAAAAGAAGCAGGAATAGTTGGAGCAGGTGGAGCAGGATTTCCTACTCATATAAAGCTCAAAACTGAAATGCCAAATGGATATATAATAGCAAATTGCGTTGAATGTGAACCTGCACTTCATCATAATATAGCTTTGCTCGAAAAAGACCCTGGAATGGTTGTAAGGGGAATAGAATATGCAATGAAGATAACCAAGGCTTCAAAAGCATATATAGCAATTAAAGCGAAAAATTTGAAAGCAATTAAAGCAATAAACAAATATTTGTCAGGTTCAAAAAATATTGAAGTCAAAGAATTAAAAGATATATATCCAATGGGAGAGGAAAGAGCGATTATTCATGCTATATTTGACAAATGGCTTGAACCGACACAGCTTCCTCTTGAGGCAGATTGTGTAGTTTTAAATGCTGAAACTCTTTCAAATATGACAAGGGCTATTGAGGATAGAAAGCCTGTTATAGACAAAGATGTCACTGTTGTTGGAAAAATAAAAGGAGGAAATAAACCTCATATCCTTTTTCAAACACCTATTGGGACTCCAATTGCAAGTCTTATAGAAAAGTGTGGAGGAATTGATGGAGAATATGGAGAGGTAATTATTGGTGGTCCATATACAGGAAAAGCAGAGGATTTAGATAGTACTGTTGTGACTAAGACTTCAGGAGGTGCAATAGTAACTATACCTTTACCAAGATATGAAGGACCTATAGGGCTTTTGGTATGTGCCTGTGGAGCTAATGAAGAAAGATTAAGAGATATTGCTTCGAAAATGGGTTCAAAAGTTGTTGGCGTAACAAAATGTAAAAATGTTGTAGATGTAAGAGGAGCTAATAAATGTAAAACTCCAGGAGAATGTCCGGGGCAAGCAGAGAAAATTATATTTCTCAAGAAAAATGGAGCGAAAAGAGTTCTTATTTCGAATTGTAGCGATTGTTCTAATACAGTAATGTGTTGTGCACCTAAGATGGGAATACCCGTATATCATCATACTGACCATGTTTTTAGAACATTAGATTATCCATTGACTAGAAGATTGCCTATGGAAGAAAATAAATAA
- a CDS encoding M23 family metallopeptidase → MDNVSLHFENKFINKIITRLKDKNIRKQLIITLILGIVLGASAKTIYKYEVSTRAFRVALGDKEIGIVRTKGEVEELVNSMEERLTKDYNLDIVLGEDIVYEPIHASDEEVMSQYILENKLKSQLKFEVWGYSLQVNGKDIGTVKSKDMANEILNKIKEPYIELVKKKNGKVEEVKIVEDVKIVKEKVPVSQIKEHDKVLAILQRGTDEEKIHEVKKGESFWSIAHKYNITVDDLIAANLNKDSELIQPGDKLNLIVPKPYLTVATVEEKTLTEKIEYEVKYEDVNYLYKDETRIKRAGKYGEREVLAKVKKQNGIEVAREVISETIKSQPVAQIVLKGTKAIPAVKGTGVFMSPTRGKLTSRFGSRWGKFHEGVDLASRTGTPIKAADGGTVTFAGWRGAYGYMVEIDHGGGFITRYAHCSKIYVKKGEKVYKDKTVAAVGNTGRSTGPHVHFEVRKYGTPKNPLSYIGKKYR, encoded by the coding sequence ATGGACAATGTAAGTTTGCATTTTGAAAACAAATTTATTAATAAGATAATAACTAGACTTAAAGATAAAAATATTAGAAAACAATTGATAATTACTTTGATATTAGGAATAGTTTTAGGTGCTTCGGCCAAGACAATATATAAATATGAGGTAAGTACTAGAGCCTTTAGGGTAGCATTGGGAGATAAAGAGATAGGAATTGTTAGAACTAAAGGAGAGGTTGAAGAATTAGTAAATTCTATGGAAGAACGGCTTACCAAAGACTATAATTTGGACATAGTGTTGGGCGAAGATATTGTATATGAACCAATACATGCCAGTGATGAAGAAGTAATGTCTCAGTACATATTAGAAAATAAATTAAAATCTCAGCTCAAGTTTGAAGTGTGGGGATACTCGTTACAAGTGAATGGAAAAGATATAGGTACAGTAAAATCTAAAGATATGGCTAATGAGATATTAAATAAGATAAAGGAACCTTACATAGAGTTAGTGAAGAAAAAGAATGGAAAAGTAGAAGAGGTTAAGATAGTAGAGGACGTAAAGATAGTAAAGGAAAAAGTTCCTGTGTCACAGATAAAAGAACATGATAAAGTGTTAGCTATACTGCAGAGAGGGACCGATGAAGAAAAAATTCATGAGGTAAAAAAAGGGGAAAGTTTCTGGTCTATAGCTCATAAATATAATATAACGGTAGATGATTTAATAGCTGCAAATTTAAATAAGGATTCGGAGTTGATACAGCCTGGAGATAAACTTAACCTAATAGTACCTAAACCATATCTTACAGTTGCTACTGTAGAAGAAAAAACCTTAACAGAAAAAATAGAATATGAAGTCAAATATGAAGATGTAAATTACTTATATAAGGATGAAACTAGAATAAAAAGAGCAGGTAAATACGGTGAGAGAGAAGTATTAGCTAAAGTGAAAAAACAAAATGGTATAGAGGTTGCTAGAGAGGTTATTTCTGAGACTATAAAGAGTCAACCTGTAGCTCAGATAGTACTAAAGGGAACCAAAGCTATACCTGCTGTAAAGGGAACGGGAGTTTTTATGTCTCCTACTCGTGGTAAGCTGACATCAAGATTTGGATCTAGATGGGGTAAATTCCATGAAGGGGTTGATTTGGCTTCCAGAACGGGTACACCAATTAAAGCTGCCGATGGTGGTACGGTTACCTTTGCAGGTTGGAGAGGTGCATATGGCTATATGGTTGAGATAGACCATGGTGGGGGATTTATTACAAGGTATGCACATTGTAGTAAGATATATGTAAAGAAAGGTGAAAAAGTCTATAAAGATAAAACCGTAGCTGCTGTTGGGAATACTGGGAGGAGCACAGGTCCCCACGTACATTTTGAAGTTAGAAAATATGGTACACCTAAAAATCCTTTGAGTTATATAGGGAAAAAATATAGATAA
- the prdA gene encoding D-proline reductase (dithiol) proprotein PrdA, whose translation MSISAEQAIEMKNKIAIVCCRTEADTVLEPENLEDPNIIPDLVDSGLLTIPDDCLKIGEVIGAKVIKTIDSLTPLTPDIVEGVKKIEKGEDVKLTEEDEKAVLKYNKNAGEVINIEDLENPMHFEKLSDSLLADLNDSVLTRKEVIGEKLIKDVAALTPITADLLEGYENVVLEETEMNQIATANSGILKIKISEGKGIDIEVPLGTGGVGTNIPTKVKSPKADKKLETLEEPKIKYEEKEIRKLIRKHFKIDEVKFGPETKIEGTTLFIREDICKDAMETEELVVDMKIEIITPEKYEEYSNTIMDVQPIAVKEEGEVGEGITRVIDGAIVMVTGTDEKGVQIGEFGSSEGILERNIMWGRPGSPEKGEIFIKTDVTVKEGTGMERPGPMAAHRATDVITQEIREALKKSDESLIVNTDEFVQKRRFGKKKVAIIKEIMGQGAMHDNYLMPVEPVGTLGAKANVDLGNVPVVVSPLQILDGCIHALTCIGPASKETSRHYWREPLILEAMNDEEIDLVAVILIGSPQVNSEKFYVSKLLGMSIEAMDLDGAIVTTEGFGNNHVDFASHIGEVGERNVSVVGATYAAVQGQLVVGNKYMDAMIDLNKSRQGIENEILENNCLAYEDAIRALCMLKAKMSGEDIKEPERSWNPNVKLNNIDMIEKATGKEIELAPNETTLKKSKKRREIYEKDEPSSVLHP comes from the coding sequence ATGTCAATAAGTGCTGAACAGGCGATAGAGATGAAGAACAAAATAGCTATTGTGTGTTGTAGGACAGAAGCAGATACGGTACTTGAACCAGAGAATTTAGAAGATCCAAATATAATTCCAGATCTTGTAGATTCGGGGCTTTTGACTATTCCAGATGATTGCTTAAAAATAGGTGAAGTTATTGGTGCCAAGGTTATAAAAACAATAGACTCACTAACACCGCTTACTCCAGACATAGTTGAAGGAGTGAAAAAAATTGAAAAAGGTGAAGATGTAAAGTTAACCGAAGAAGATGAAAAGGCTGTTTTAAAATACAATAAAAATGCAGGAGAGGTAATAAATATAGAAGATTTAGAAAATCCAATGCATTTTGAAAAGCTTTCAGATTCTCTTCTTGCAGATTTAAATGATAGTGTGCTTACTAGAAAGGAAGTTATAGGAGAAAAACTAATAAAAGATGTAGCCGCTTTGACTCCTATAACAGCTGATTTACTTGAAGGTTATGAAAATGTTGTTTTGGAAGAAACAGAGATGAATCAAATTGCTACTGCAAATAGTGGGATTTTAAAGATAAAGATAAGTGAAGGAAAAGGAATAGACATAGAGGTGCCTTTAGGGACTGGAGGAGTTGGAACTAATATTCCAACGAAGGTTAAATCTCCTAAAGCAGATAAAAAGTTAGAAACTTTAGAAGAACCAAAAATAAAGTATGAAGAAAAAGAAATAAGAAAATTAATTAGGAAGCATTTTAAAATTGATGAGGTTAAGTTTGGACCTGAAACTAAAATAGAGGGTACAACTTTATTTATTAGGGAAGATATTTGTAAAGATGCTATGGAAACCGAAGAGTTAGTTGTTGATATGAAAATAGAAATTATTACTCCAGAAAAATATGAAGAATATAGTAATACTATTATGGATGTTCAACCTATAGCTGTTAAGGAAGAAGGAGAAGTTGGAGAAGGTATAACTAGAGTGATTGATGGAGCTATAGTAATGGTTACAGGAACAGATGAAAAAGGAGTTCAAATTGGAGAATTTGGTTCTTCTGAGGGTATATTAGAAAGAAATATTATGTGGGGTAGACCTGGTTCTCCAGAAAAAGGTGAGATATTTATAAAAACAGATGTAACAGTAAAAGAAGGTACAGGAATGGAAAGACCTGGTCCTATGGCTGCTCATAGAGCTACAGATGTAATAACACAAGAAATAAGGGAAGCATTGAAAAAATCAGATGAAAGTTTAATTGTGAATACTGATGAATTTGTACAGAAAAGACGTTTTGGAAAGAAAAAAGTTGCTATCATAAAAGAAATAATGGGGCAAGGTGCTATGCATGATAACTATTTGATGCCTGTTGAACCAGTAGGCACTTTGGGCGCAAAGGCAAATGTGGATTTAGGGAATGTTCCAGTAGTTGTATCTCCACTTCAAATACTAGATGGATGTATTCATGCATTGACATGTATTGGACCTGCATCAAAGGAAACTTCAAGACATTATTGGAGAGAACCACTAATATTAGAAGCTATGAATGATGAAGAAATAGATTTAGTAGCTGTAATATTAATAGGATCTCCACAAGTAAATTCAGAGAAATTTTATGTATCAAAACTGTTGGGAATGTCAATAGAAGCAATGGATTTAGATGGTGCTATAGTTACAACGGAAGGGTTTGGAAATAATCATGTTGATTTTGCAAGTCACATAGGAGAAGTAGGTGAAAGGAATGTATCAGTAGTTGGAGCAACATATGCAGCCGTTCAAGGTCAGTTAGTAGTAGGTAATAAATATATGGATGCTATGATTGATCTTAATAAGTCAAGGCAAGGAATCGAAAATGAAATACTAGAAAATAACTGTTTGGCTTATGAAGATGCTATAAGAGCTTTATGCATGTTAAAAGCAAAAATGTCAGGGGAAGATATAAAAGAGCCTGAAAGGTCATGGAATCCAAATGTAAAATTGAATAATATTGATATGATAGAAAAAGCAACTGGTAAAGAAATAGAACTTGCACCAAATGAAACTACTTTAAAAAAGAGTAAGAAGAGAAGAGAAATTTATGAAAAAGATGAACCATCCTCAGTACTTCATCCATAA
- a CDS encoding CBS domain-containing protein translates to MFSQSYDIPAKKVMSKDFIIVKENINMDDVSNILIKNIGREVFVINNSNKLVGIITLKDLYNICKSSSNYKQIRKFILKDIIHINPDVSLLNCRNIMVYKNIGRLPVIENEKLIGVIRQEHIRDYLYMGIEKTDVILKYILNNINEAICFVDDEGKVVIWNNNAEKLYGISTSEIRGKYLKDYFPNAIDVKLLSTRKPVKNIYHTPRDG, encoded by the coding sequence ATGTTCTCACAGTCTTACGATATACCTGCTAAGAAAGTTATGTCAAAAGATTTTATTATAGTAAAAGAAAATATAAATATGGATGATGTATCAAATATATTAATCAAAAACATCGGGAGAGAAGTTTTTGTTATTAATAATTCAAATAAATTAGTAGGTATTATTACTTTAAAAGATTTATATAATATTTGTAAAAGTAGTAGTAATTATAAACAAATAAGAAAATTTATTTTGAAAGATATAATTCACATTAATCCGGATGTTTCATTATTAAACTGTAGGAATATTATGGTATATAAAAATATAGGGAGATTACCAGTAATAGAGAATGAAAAGCTTATAGGGGTTATAAGACAGGAACATATTAGAGATTATTTGTATATGGGGATAGAAAAAACTGATGTCATATTAAAATATATATTAAATAATATTAATGAAGCAATATGTTTTGTTGACGATGAAGGAAAAGTAGTTATATGGAATAATAATGCAGAAAAGCTCTATGGTATTAGTACTTCAGAAATACGAGGAAAGTATTTAAAAGATTATTTTCCTAACGCAATAGATGTAAAACTATTAAGTACTAGAAAACCAGTTAAAAATATATATCATACACCTAGAGATGGATGA